In Helianthus annuus cultivar XRQ/B chromosome 9, HanXRQr2.0-SUNRISE, whole genome shotgun sequence, the following are encoded in one genomic region:
- the LOC110877035 gene encoding protein ANTAGONIST OF LIKE HETEROCHROMATIN PROTEIN 1-like: protein MEITSVPFLNPEEYSLFCSFFQDFDNDGETSVNKRRKIDEKNKSLSEILEVLDETEIPTSKFEIPSSEFENRASEMGDWEQGRVRKGRNQSPATFHGGETAEDGGQRRRLWVKERSKGWWKYLDSDECSDGEFRKAFRMSKGTFNMICDELESVVMKKNTMLRKAIPARQRVAVCIYRLATGDPLRTVSSLFGLGISTCHKLVLEVCAAIRSVLMPKYLQWPDQERLQEIKTTFGSISGIPNVNGSIYTTHVSIIAPKTNQESYYNRKHTERNQKPSYSTTVQGLVDPRGVFTDVCIGYPGSLSDEQILEKSALSQRSKLGMLENTWVVGNSGYYLKDWVLVPYTHQNLSWSQHAFNQRLDELQMIAKDAFMRLKGRWGCLQKRTEVKLQELPMVLGACCVLHNICEMHNEEMDVELRFNLYDDEMELDGSRGISVNALQARDGIAHSLMHCK from the coding sequence atggaaatCACTTCAGTTCCATTTCTGAATCCAGAAGAATACTCTTTGTTCTGCAGTTTCTTCCAAGATTTCGATAATGATGGTGAAACTTCCGTCAATAAGAGACGAAAGATTGATGAAAAAAACAAATCTTTGAGTGAAATtcttgaagttcttgatgaaACAGAGATACCCACTTCGAAATTCGAAATACCCAGTTCGGAATTTGAAAACAGAGCATCGGAAATGGGGGATTGGGAACAGGGAAGGGTGAGGAAAGGAAGAAATCAATCTCCGGCGACGTTTCACGGCGGAGAAACGGCGGAGGACGGTGGACAGCGGCGGCGGCTGTGGGTGAAGGAGAGATCAAAGGGGTGGTGGAAGTATCTCGATAGCGACGAATGCTCCGATGGCGAGTTTCGAAAAGCGTTTAGGATGAGTAAAGGAACGTTTAATATGATTTGTGACGAGTTAGAATCGGTCGTCATGAAAAAGAATACTATGCTTCGAAAGGCGATCCCTGCTCGTCAGAGGGTCGCAGTATGTATCTACCGTCTAGCTACAGGCGACCCTCTAAGGACAGTGTCATCGTTGTTCGGGCTTGGGATATCCACGTGTCACAAACTTGTCCTTGAAGTTTGTGCCGCGATTCGAAGTGTTTTAATGCCTAAATACCTCCAATGGCCTGATCAAGAAAGGCTACAAGAAATTAAAACAACATTCGGGTCCATATCAGGCATCCCGAATGTCAATGGGTCCATCTACACGACCCATGTATCCATAATCGCCCCGAAAACCAATCAAGAATCTTACTATAACAGAAAACACACCGAGAGAAACCAAAAACCGTCGTACTCCACGACGGTTCAGGGTCTGGTTGACCCGCGAGGCGTGTTCACCGACGTTTGTATTGGGTATCCGGGGTCATTGTCCGACGAACAAATCTTGGAAAAATCGGCTTTATCTCAAAGATCCAAATTGGGTATGTTAGAAAACACATGGGTGGTTGGTAATTCGGGTTACTATTTAAAAGATTGGGTCTTGGTaccctacacacatcaaaatctCTCGTGGAGTCAACATGCATTCAACCAAAGACTTGATGAACTACAAATGATAGCTAAAGATGCATTCATGAGGTTAAAAGGGAGATGGGGTTGTTTGCAAAAGAGGACAGAGGTCAAACTACAAGAATTGCCCATGGTGTTAGGGGCATGTTGTGTGTTACATAACATATGTGAGATGCATAATGAGGAAATGGATGTGGAATTGAGGTTTAATTTGTATGATGATGAGATGGAGTTGGATGGTAGTAGGGGTATTTCAGTAAATGCACTTCAAGCTAGAGATGGTATTGCTCATAGTTTGATGCATTGTAAGTAG